A window of Odocoileus virginianus isolate 20LAN1187 ecotype Illinois chromosome 3, Ovbor_1.2, whole genome shotgun sequence genomic DNA:
CGATCCAGTTATTGATTTGTAAAACAGAAGATGGGTATGATGTTGGTCCACAGACCCAGCGGTCTGAGCACCCGGCGCCTGCTTCTCTCCTTTCTGTTTGTTGCAGCCTGGGACGCTGGGAGCGGCCAGGTCCACTACTCGGTCCCGGAGGAGGCTAAACACGGCACTTTCGTGGGTCGTATCGCTCAGGACCTGGGGCTGGAGCTGGCGGAGCTCGTGCCCCGCCTGTTCCGGATTGCATCCAAAGGCCGCGGGGACTTTCTGGAGGTAAATCTGCAGAATGGCATTTTGTTTGTGAATTCTCGGATCGACCGGGAGGAGCTGTGCGGGCGGAGCGCGGAGTGCAGCATCCACCTGGAGGTGATCGTGGACCGGCCGCTGCAGGTGTTCCATGTGGAGGTGGAGGTGAAGGACATTAACGACAACCGGCCGGTTTTCTCCACCTCAGAACAAAAGCTCTCAATTCTGGAATCTCAACCGCTTGACTCTCGATTTCCTCTAGAAGGCGCATCTGATGCGGACATTGGAGAGAACGCAGTGCTTACTTACGGACTCAGTTCAAATGAGTTTTTCACTCTTGATATTATAAACAAAAAGGACAAAGGCAAATTACCAGTGCTTGTTCTAAGCAAACTGCTGGATCGCGAAGAAAATCCTCAGCTTCGGTTGTTATTAACGACAACTGATGGAGGCAAACCTGAACTTACCGGATCTGTTACTCTGCTGATCCTGGTGTTAGATGCCAATGACAATGCACCTGTATTTGACCAGACCGTGTATGAAGTTAAGATGTATGAAAATTCAGCGAACCAAACATTGGTTATTTGGCTAAATGCTTCTGATGCGGATGAAGGGATAAACAAGGAGGTAATATATTCATTTAGCTCTTTGGTTCCACCCACCGTaagaaggaaatttttaattaatgaaagaaCGGGAGAAGTAAGAATCAATGATGCCATTGACTTCGAAGATAGTAACACTTACGAAATTCATGTAGATGTTACAGATAAAGGAAACCTACCCATGGTTGGTCACTGCACCGTCCTAGTGGAAATCCTGGATGAAAATGATAATTCACCTGAGGTGGTTGTCACTTCTTTGGCTCTCCCGGTGCGAGAGGATGCTCAGGTAGGTACCGTCATATCCCTGATCAGCGTGTCCGACCGTGACTCTGGTGCCAACGGGCAGGTGACTTGCTCACTAACACCTGAAAGCCCCTTCAAACTAGTGTCCACCTTTAAGAATTACTATTCACTCGTGTTGGACAGCGTCTTGGATCGCGAGAGCGTGGCGAACTATGAGGTGGTGGTGACTGCAAGGGATGGGGGCTCGCCTTCGCTGTCGGCCACCGCCAGCGTGTCCGTGGAGGTGGCCGACGTGAACGACAATGCGCCCGCGTTCCCGCAGCCCGAGTACACCGTGTTCATGAAGGAGAACAACCCGCCCGGCTGCCACATCTTCACCGTGTCGGCGCGAGACGCGGACGCGCAGGAGAACGCGCTGGTGTCCTACTCGCTTGTGGAGCGGCGGGTGGGCGAGCGCGCGCTGTCGAGCTACGTGTCGGTGCACGCGGAGAGCGGCAAGGTGTACGCGCTGCAGCCGCTGGACCACGAGGAGCTGGAGCTGCTGCAGTTCCAGGTGAGCGCGCGCGACGCGGGCGTGCCGCCCCTGGGCAGCAACGTGACGCTGCAGGTGTTCGTGCTGGACGAGAACGACAACGCGCCTGCGCTGCTGCCGCCCGGGCCAGGCGGGGGACCCAGCGCGGTGAGCCAGGTGGTGTCGAGGTCCGTGGACGCGGGCCACGTGGTGGCGAAGGTGCGCGCGGTGGACGCGGACTCGGGCTACAACGCGTGGCTGTCGTACGAGCTGCAGCCGGCGGCGGGTGGCGCGCGCAGCCCGTTCCGCGTGGGGCTGTACACCGGCGAGATCAGCACGACGCGC
This region includes:
- the LOC110148446 gene encoding protocadherin alpha-10 isoform X5, producing MGMMLVHRPSGLSTRRLLLSFLFVAAWDAGSGQVHYSVPEEAKHGTFVGRIAQDLGLELAELVPRLFRIASKGRGDFLEVNLQNGILFVNSRIDREELCGRSAECSIHLEVIVDRPLQVFHVEVEVKDINDNRPVFSTSEQKLSILESQPLDSRFPLEGASDADIGENAVLTYGLSSNEFFTLDIINKKDKGKLPVLVLSKLLDREENPQLRLLLTTTDGGKPELTGSVTLLILVLDANDNAPVFDQTVYEVKMYENSANQTLVIWLNASDADEGINKEVIYSFSSLVPPTVRRKFLINERTGEVRINDAIDFEDSNTYEIHVDVTDKGNLPMVGHCTVLVEILDENDNSPEVVVTSLALPVREDAQVGTVISLISVSDRDSGANGQVTCSLTPESPFKLVSTFKNYYSLVLDSVLDRESVANYEVVVTARDGGSPSLSATASVSVEVADVNDNAPAFPQPEYTVFMKENNPPGCHIFTVSARDADAQENALVSYSLVERRVGERALSSYVSVHAESGKVYALQPLDHEELELLQFQVSARDAGVPPLGSNVTLQVFVLDENDNAPALLPPGPGGGPSAVSQVVSRSVDAGHVVAKVRAVDADSGYNAWLSYELQPAAGGARSPFRVGLYTGEISTTRALDEADAPRQRLLVLVKDHGEPALTATATVLLSLEDSGQAPKASSRALSGAAAAETALVDVNVYLIVAICAVSSLLVLTLLLYTALRCSAPPSEGACGPGKPRLVCSSAVGSWSYSQERRQRVCSGEGPPKTDLMAFSPCLPPCRQPEVEVEEQSIEGDHSIKPRQPNPDWRYSASLRAGMHSSVHLEEAGILRAGPGGPDQQWPTVSSATPEPEAGEVSPPVGAGVNSNSWTFKYGPGNPKQSGPGELPDKFIIPGSPAIISIRQEPTNSQIDKSDFITFGKKEETKKKKKKKKGNKTQEKKEKGNSTTDNSDQ